ACCATATCATTATGTACACTCTGAAAAGATTTTATTTAAGTCTATTACATAAAAAAAGCAATACTAAAAAGTATCACTTATTTTTTATAAATATTTTATTCTAAATCTGCATTCCAATCATAGATAATACCCGTTGCTGAGTCAATTTCAAATTCATATTTTATATTATTGAATGACAATTTACCTTCATAATAATCTCGTCCATTTGAAGATTTTTTCCAAATTTCAATTGTATCTATTGGCGCATTTAACACTTTTTCATGTACAATTTGTTTTGCTTCATCTATTGTGACAGGACTGCCACCTAATCTATCAAACCAATTCTCATCTACCTCATAATCAGCCCCAATAATACTCCCATCTTCTATGGCTATTTCATAATCATAATCACCATAATTTGTTTCAAATTCAATATCATAAATAGGAATGTTTCCATCTTCATCTTTTTCAATCTTAATATTATACGCATTATCCTGTGGCACACTTGCATCATCGAGAGCAATTAAAAAAGCCGTCTTATCATCAATATCTTTAAACTCAATGGTTTTTGTTGATTTTTTGTTCATGTCATTGGGTAATGAACTATTTTCTGATGTTACTTCTGATTGTCCACATCCAATAATGCCCAAGGATAAAACTACAAATATTCCAACCAAAAGCCATTTCATTTTTATACCTCCTATAAATAAAAATACAATTATTTTTAATCTATTTAATAAAATTATCTCTATGTATATTATAAACTTAAACACCATTCTATAACAATATAGCAACTTATCAAAAATATAATAAATATATATATTCATTTCATAAAATTATTAAAAAATATGTATAATTTATAACAATTTTAAGATAGAAACTTTCTTTGCTTTTATTGACTCCCCATTTTGTTATGTTATAATGTGAAACGAAATGAGGTGCTTATTATGAAAAATATTATTTTTATAGAAACAATCGTATTTCTTATCTGTGGTATAATTCTTTCCCTTGCTTCCGGTAGCCCTATTATGTTAGCTATTTCTATCAGTGCAGACATAGCCCTTGCTATCATTCAGTTTATTGGCATAAAAATCGCATTTACTAATGAAGAATTTATAAATTTAAATGATAATGATGATTACACATCTTGTCATAGTACTCATAATTTATAATCTATCAATTAATACATATTTATTTTATGTTATTTTCAATCTAAATAATTTTTCAGTTTAAGCAAAAGCTTCAATACGAAATTGTATTGAAGCTTTTTTATTTCATTTTTTGTTGTTTTCGAATTTTCAACGGCGTATTACCAAAACGCATTTTAAACATACGCATGAATAATTTATAATTATTAAATCCATATTTTTCTAAAATATGTGATATTAATTCATCTGTATTTAATAAATCACTGTAAATATATGATAAACGCACTTCATTTTGATATTCTAAAAAAGTTATTCCCATATGTTTTTTAAAAAAACGACAAAAATATTTCACCTGAAAACCTGCTACTTGAGCAATTTCGTCAAGTGGTATAGCTCGTATATAATTTTTAGCTACATAATCTAAAACTTCATTTAATTTGACTAAATCCTGCTGTTTTTGACTTACATTTATTTGATATACTTTCTCACTAAAGTCACGTTGTATAAGACATAATAATTCAAATAATAAACAATTAAAATATAATAAAAAGTTTTCTTCATACTTGTCATCTAATTCCTTCATTTTTCGCAAAAAAGCTTTAATTTTATTTATCTTTTGTTGTTTTAACTCATTTTCTTGACCATCATTGACAATAAATTTCACTTGTTGTATATTCGATATGAAATTTTCAATAAAATCTAAAGGAATTTGCAACAAAATATATTTATTAAAACTTATTGCTTTATTTGAATGTATTACATTAGCATTGATTAACATACATTCTCCAGGATGTAAAATACGTGAATTATTTTCTACTGATACTAACAATTCGCCTTCTAATAAATACACTAATTCAATAGCTCTATGCCAATGATTAGGAACATATCGTCCTTTATTTGTTAATGTACAAAAACGAACTTTAATAACAACTGATGTTCTTATCTGTTCATAATTTATTTTTTCCATTTCTCAATTCACTTCTTTTCAAATACAAAATATTTTATTTTAGTATTATAACCATAAACATAAAGAAAAAGGAAGCATTTTTTATGCTTCCTTTTATATCATATGAATTATTCTTTATTTATTTCTCTATGCAAGGTAATTCTTCTACCCACTTTATATTCATGACGTAAATAATTTTGACAATCTAAAAGCTCATCGCCTTCTTTTATTTCTGGTTTTTTATATGTGCCATTAGATTGCAATATTCTCGCTTTAAGATTATCTTTCCACATTATACATAATGTATCATAAATACTTTCTTTTATTTTACGGTCATAAATAGGTGCTGCAATTTCTACGCGATTTTCAGTATTTCGTGTCATCCAATCAGCAGAAGAAATATACATCTTCATCTCATCACCTGTACCAAAGCAATATACACGAGAATGTTCCAAAAATCTGCCTACAACGCTGATTACTTCAATATTTTCCGTCTTTCCTTTTATGCCTGGTAAAATACAGCAAATACCGCGAATTATCATTTTTATTTTTACGCCAGCTTGTGAAGCATCTTTAAGTGCATCGATAAGTTGACGGTCAGTGAGTGAATTCATCTTTAAGAAAATAGATGTTTCTTGACCATTTTGTGCTTTTTCAATTTCACCTTGAATTAATTTCAACAATGTTGGTTTAAGTGATACTGGTGCAACAAGTAAATGTTTATACTCTTCACCATATAAATTATCAATACCCATATTCTGGAAAAATTCCACAGCATCTTTACCAATGCCTTCATTGCTTGTAATCAAAGAAATATCGGTATATAAAGAAGAAGTCGATGCATTATAATTGCCTGTACCTATCTGTGTAAAGTATTTTATACCATCGTTTTCTTGCTTCATAATCAAGCAAATCTTAGAATGTACTTTATATCCTTCCATACCATAGATGACTTTACAGCCAGCATCTTGTAAAAATTCTGCCCAGTTGATATTGTTTTCTTCATCAAATCTAGCACGAAGTTCCATTAAAACTGTGACATCTTTGCCCATTTTAGCTGCCATAGCTAAATAATTCATGAGCTGTGCTTTATGGCTACCTACACGATACAAAGTGATTTTAATAGCAAATACTTTATCATTTGTCACAGCTTCTTTAATGAATTTAAGGAAAATATCAAAGCTTTGATATGGATATTGCAACATCACATCATTTTGACTTACATAATCCATGATATTAGCATTTTCT
The window above is part of the Megamonas hypermegale genome. Proteins encoded here:
- a CDS encoding PepSY domain-containing protein, which translates into the protein MKWLLVGIFVVLSLGIIGCGQSEVTSENSSLPNDMNKKSTKTIEFKDIDDKTAFLIALDDASVPQDNAYNIKIEKDEDGNIPIYDIEFETNYGDYDYEIAIEDGSIIGADYEVDENWFDRLGGSPVTIDEAKQIVHEKVLNAPIDTIEIWKKSSNGRDYYEGKLSFNNIKYEFEIDSATGIIYDWNADLE
- a CDS encoding AraC family transcriptional regulator, whose translation is MEKINYEQIRTSVVIKVRFCTLTNKGRYVPNHWHRAIELVYLLEGELLVSVENNSRILHPGECMLINANVIHSNKAISFNKYILLQIPLDFIENFISNIQQVKFIVNDGQENELKQQKINKIKAFLRKMKELDDKYEENFLLYFNCLLFELLCLIQRDFSEKVYQINVSQKQQDLVKLNEVLDYVAKNYIRAIPLDEIAQVAGFQVKYFCRFFKKHMGITFLEYQNEVRLSYIYSDLLNTDELISHILEKYGFNNYKLFMRMFKMRFGNTPLKIRKQQKMK
- the ppk1 gene encoding polyphosphate kinase 1, producing the protein MDNKIDTTYTQNRELSWLRFNERVLEEAIDENVPLYEKLKFVAIYASNLDEFYRVRVGSLWDLASIETHEFDNKSFMTPKQQLAKIFETTKKLNQKADKIFADVEKNLKKAGIERKKVNSLTTKDKAYVKDYFDNFVRPFLSPQIINVRHPFPHLINKALYVGIVLTRKKRKVFGIIPVPANLPKIIYLPNKTKLRYVMMEDIIASYANKIFDGYEVEKSLILSVTRSADISLDDERLDLGEDFLEHAREVLLKRQRLAPVRLEVEGEFDSSMIKYVTNQFKITEKQIFTYKSPINKSYIFSLGSKFTDEQKNMLMYPPFSPSTICCVPENANIMDYVSQNDVMLQYPYQSFDIFLKFIKEAVTNDKVFAIKITLYRVGSHKAQLMNYLAMAAKMGKDVTVLMELRARFDEENNINWAEFLQDAGCKVIYGMEGYKVHSKICLIMKQENDGIKYFTQIGTGNYNASTSSLYTDISLITSNEGIGKDAVEFFQNMGIDNLYGEEYKHLLVAPVSLKPTLLKLIQGEIEKAQNGQETSIFLKMNSLTDRQLIDALKDASQAGVKIKMIIRGICCILPGIKGKTENIEVISVVGRFLEHSRVYCFGTGDEMKMYISSADWMTRNTENRVEIAAPIYDRKIKESIYDTLCIMWKDNLKARILQSNGTYKKPEIKEGDELLDCQNYLRHEYKVGRRITLHREINKE